A genomic region of Pseudopipra pipra isolate bDixPip1 chromosome W, bDixPip1.hap1, whole genome shotgun sequence contains the following coding sequences:
- the LOC135405338 gene encoding zinc finger protein 239-like encodes MAPAAGQPRWRRRPAGAGVGGMSLAFPVGRRQIPCLSFLLPAPGPELRTESPEDKSPRETLVGEAVLKGSPAQEGSGEEKGRRSPRRRGSKAIPGCSEEERASLCQEGGQSLRGSSDLVVPEQPPSREKPFRCLECGKTFSRSTTLLSHQHIHTGERPYPCGECGKSFRQSSKLIQHQRIHSGEWPYTCRECGKSFSDRFTQRIHQRIHSGERPYTCGECGKSFNWNSNLLTHQRIHTGERPYTCGECGKSFRHSSTLHSHQHIHTEERPYTCWECGKSFNYSSNLLTHQRIHTGERPYTCGECGKRFQTSSHLLRHERTHTDERPFRCTDCGKGFKQNSTLVTHRRIHSGERPYKCGECGKSFIRNSKLTKHQRTHQ; translated from the coding sequence atggccccggctgcaggacaaccccgctggcgccgccgtcctgccggggccggagttggggggatgtccttggccttccctgtgggccggaggcaaatcccctgcctgtccttcttgcttcctgccccaggccccgagctgaggacggagagcccggaggacaaatccccccgtgagaccctggtgggagaggccgttttgaagggctccccggcgcaggaaggcagcggggaggaaaagggccggagatccccccgcaggaggggctccaaagccatcccagggtgctctgaggaggaaagagccagcctgtgccaggaaggcggccagagcttgagggggagctctgacctggtggtccctgagcagcctcccagcagggaaaagcccttcaggtgcttggaatgtgggaagaccTTCAGCAGGAGCACCACCCTCCTCTctcaccagcacatccacactggggaacgtccctacccctgtggggaatgtgggaagagcttcaggcaaaGCTCCAAGCTTATCCAACAtcagcgcatccacagtggggaatggccctacacatgtagggaatgtgggaagagcttcagtgacaggtTCACTCAACGcatccaccagcgcatccacagtggggaacggccctacacgtgtggggaatgtggaaagagcttcaacTGGAActccaacctcctcacccaccagcgcatccacactggagaacgtccctacacgtgtggggaatgtgggaagagtttcagacACAGCTCCACCCTGcactcccaccagcacatccacactgaggaacggccctacacgtgttgggaatgtgggaagagcttcaactacagctccaacctcctcacccaccagcgcataCATACTGGGGagcggccctacacgtgtggggaatgtgggaagaggtttcagaccagctctcatctcctcagacatgagcggacgcacacggatgagaggcccttccgctgcaccgactgtgggaagggcttcaagcagaactccacCCTCGTCACCCATCggcgcatccacagcggggagaggccctacaagtgtggggagtgtgggaagagcttcatccGAAACTCTAagttgaccaaacaccaacggacccaccagtaa
- the LOC135404982 gene encoding olfactory receptor 14C36-like produces MGFFLLNLSLTDLGSICTTVPKAMHNSLWDTTTISYMGCAAQLFFFYFFMSAEYFLLTIMCYDRYVAICKPLHYGTLLGSRACAHMAAAAWATGFLYSLLHTASTFSLPLCQGNALGQFFCEIPHILKLSCSHSGYLREIGLIVVSCCLGFGCFVFIVFSYVQIFRAVLRIPSQQGWHKAFSTCLPHLGVVSLFLSSVLFSYLKPPSISSPCLDLALSVLYSVISPPAF; encoded by the exons atgggcttcttcctgctcaacctctccctcacagacctgggatccatctgcaccactgtccccaaagccatgcacaattccctctgggacaccacaaccatctcctacatgggatgtgctgcacagctctttttcttttatttcttcatgtcagcagagtatttcctcctcaccatcatgtgctacgaccgctacgttgccatctgcaaacccctgcactacgggaccctcctgggcagcagagcttgtgcccacatggcagcagctgcctgggccactgggtttctctattctctgctgcacacagccagtacattttccctgcccctgtgccagggcaatgccctgggccagttcttctgtgaaatcccacacatcctcaagctctcctgctcacactcaggctacctcagggaaattgggctcattgtggTTAGTTGCTGTTtagggtttggttgttttgttttcattgtgttctcctatgtgcagatcttcagggctgtgctgaggatcccctctcagcagggatggcacaaagccttttccacgtgcctccctcacctgggtGTGGTCTCCTTGTTTCTCAGCTCTGTCTTGTtttcctacctgaagcccccctccatctcctccccatgcctggatctggccctgtcagttctgtactcagtgatttctcca cctgccttctaa